A stretch of the Enterobacter mori genome encodes the following:
- the fbaA gene encoding class II fructose-bisphosphate aldolase yields the protein MSKIFDFVKPGVITGDDVQKVFQVAKENNFALPAVNCVGTDSINAVLETAAKVKAPVIVQFSNGGAAFIAGKGVKTDVPQGAAILGAISGAHHVHQMAEHYGVPVILHTDHCAKKLLPWIDGLLDAGEKHFAATGKPLFSSHMIDLSEESLHENIEICSKYLARMAKMDMTLEIELGCTGGEEDGVDNSHMDASALYTQPEDVDYAYTELSKISPRFTIAASFGNVHGVYKPGNVVLTPTILRDSQEYVSKKHNLPHNSLNFVFHGGSGSSAQEIKDSVSYGVVKMNIDTDTQWATWDGILQYYKTNEAYLQGQLGNPKGEDQPNKKYYDPRVWLRAAQTSMVTRLEQAFKELNAIDVL from the coding sequence ATGTCTAAAATTTTTGATTTCGTAAAACCTGGCGTTATCACTGGTGATGACGTACAGAAAGTGTTCCAGGTAGCTAAAGAAAACAATTTCGCTCTGCCAGCAGTTAACTGCGTGGGTACCGACTCCATCAACGCCGTACTGGAAACTGCAGCCAAAGTTAAAGCTCCAGTTATCGTTCAGTTCTCTAACGGTGGCGCTGCGTTCATCGCAGGTAAAGGCGTGAAAACTGACGTTCCTCAGGGTGCTGCCATCCTGGGTGCTATCTCTGGTGCGCACCACGTACACCAGATGGCTGAACACTACGGTGTTCCAGTTATCCTGCACACTGACCACTGCGCGAAGAAACTGCTGCCGTGGATCGACGGTCTGCTGGACGCGGGTGAAAAACACTTCGCGGCTACCGGTAAGCCACTGTTCTCTTCTCACATGATCGACCTGTCTGAAGAGTCACTGCACGAAAACATCGAAATCTGCTCCAAATACCTGGCGCGCATGGCCAAAATGGACATGACCCTGGAAATCGAACTGGGTTGCACCGGTGGTGAAGAAGACGGCGTGGACAACAGCCACATGGACGCTTCTGCACTGTACACCCAGCCAGAAGACGTTGATTACGCTTACACCGAGCTGAGCAAAATCAGCCCACGCTTCACTATTGCAGCATCCTTCGGTAACGTGCACGGCGTTTACAAACCAGGTAACGTGGTTCTGACCCCAACCATCCTGCGTGATTCTCAGGAATACGTGTCCAAGAAACACAACCTGCCGCACAACAGCCTGAACTTCGTCTTCCACGGCGGTTCCGGTTCTTCTGCTCAGGAAATCAAAGACTCCGTAAGCTACGGCGTAGTGAAAATGAACATCGATACCGACACCCAGTGGGCAACATGGGACGGTATCCTGCAATACTACAAAACCAACGAAGCTTACCTGCAGGGTCAGCTGGGCAACCCGAAAGGCGAAGACCAGCCGAACAAGAAATACTACGATCCACGCGTATGGCTGCGCGCTGCGCAGACGTCCATGGTGACCCGTCTGGAGCAGGCATTCAAAGAACTGAACGCGATCGACGTTCTGTAA
- the pgk gene encoding phosphoglycerate kinase — MSVIKMTDLDLAGKRVFIRADLNVPVKDGKVTSDARIRASLPTIELALKQGAKVMVTSHLGRPTEGEYNEEFSLLPVVNYLKDKLSSPVRLVKDYLDGVEVAAGELVVLENVRFNKGEKKDDETLSKKYAALCDVFVMDAFGTAHRAQASTHGIGKFADVACAGPLLADELEALGKALKEPARPMVAIVGGSKVSTKLTVLDSLSKIADQLIVGGGIANTFVAAQGHNVGKSLYEADLVDEAKRLLSTCDIPVPTDVRVATEFSETATATLKSVNDIKDEEQILDLGDVSAQKLAEILKNAKTILWNGPVGVFEFPNFRKGTEIVANAIADSEAFSIAGGGDTLAAIDLFGIADKISYISTGGGAFLEFVEGKVLPAVAMLEERAKK; from the coding sequence ATGTCTGTAATTAAGATGACCGATCTGGATCTGGCTGGTAAACGCGTTTTCATCCGTGCCGATCTGAACGTACCGGTTAAAGATGGCAAAGTGACCAGCGACGCGCGTATCCGTGCATCTCTGCCAACCATCGAACTGGCTCTGAAGCAGGGCGCTAAAGTGATGGTCACCTCCCACCTGGGTCGTCCAACTGAAGGCGAGTACAACGAAGAGTTCTCTCTGCTGCCGGTTGTTAATTACCTGAAAGACAAACTGTCCAGCCCGGTTCGCCTGGTGAAAGATTACCTGGACGGCGTTGAAGTGGCTGCCGGTGAACTGGTTGTTCTGGAAAACGTTCGCTTCAATAAAGGCGAGAAGAAAGACGACGAAACGCTGTCTAAGAAATACGCTGCTCTGTGCGACGTATTCGTGATGGATGCATTCGGTACGGCGCACCGCGCTCAGGCTTCTACCCACGGTATCGGTAAATTCGCAGACGTAGCGTGTGCAGGTCCACTGCTGGCTGACGAACTGGAAGCGCTGGGTAAAGCACTGAAAGAACCTGCTCGTCCAATGGTCGCTATCGTGGGTGGTTCTAAAGTTTCTACCAAACTGACCGTTCTGGATTCCCTGTCTAAAATCGCTGACCAGCTGATCGTAGGCGGTGGTATCGCGAACACCTTCGTTGCCGCTCAAGGCCACAACGTCGGTAAATCCCTGTACGAAGCAGACCTGGTTGACGAAGCCAAACGTCTGCTGTCCACCTGTGATATCCCGGTTCCAACTGACGTTCGCGTCGCGACCGAGTTCTCCGAAACCGCAACCGCCACCCTGAAATCTGTAAACGACATCAAAGATGAAGAGCAGATTCTGGACCTGGGCGACGTTTCTGCACAGAAACTGGCTGAAATCCTGAAAAACGCAAAAACTATCCTGTGGAACGGTCCTGTTGGCGTGTTCGAATTCCCGAACTTCCGCAAAGGTACTGAGATCGTTGCTAACGCAATCGCAGACAGCGAAGCGTTCTCTATCGCAGGCGGTGGTGACACCCTGGCAGCAATCGACCTGTTCGGTATCGCTGACAAGATCTCCTACATCTCCACTGGTGGCGGCGCATTCCTCGAATTCGTGGAAGGCAAAGTACTGCCAGCAGTAGCAATGCTCGAAGAGCGCGCTAAGAAGTAA